The nucleotide window TTGCGCGCCCTTTCAATCCTCAGTGACGTGTCCCGCGCCGCGCCCAATCAGCGGAGCTCTCTGGTCAGGACAATGGAAGGGCCTCGGCCAATCGGCGTGGCGGCTGGCTTGGCGGCAGCCAATGGGGACGGGGCTGTGTTGAGAGTAATGTTACCAGCGCTGAGAGTGTGAGGAGGCTGCGTATCGATCCCGCTCTCACAGCCATTGCGGTGCACCGGGCTACACAGGGAcccaggcagcgctggggccgggcgggcggccggggtAGCGTCTCTGGGGCTCGGGGCCGAGCGAGGGCTGCGTGCCGACTCTGACACGGGTGAGTACGCGCTGGGGGCCGCCGGGCCGGCCGGGCGCGCTCGCCCGCTCGCTCGCAGCCCGGCGGCGAGCCGGCGCTGCCCGCcgtgccgccgccgctgcctggCCGCGGAGCGTGGGGCAGCGCCGGCTCGGGCGCCGGCACACAAAGGCGAGCTGGGGCTGCGCCCGGGAGACCCTTCCCGGGCGGTGAGCCCcccggcccgggcggggcgggggcgccgggggcgcgggcggcgggcgacttcgggagcggggcggcgggagggaggaAGACGGGCGAAGGAAGCCCGCCGGGcggtggaggggggtgggggagcgGGAGGCGAGCGGCCGGGGGTCGCCCGCTGCGGGGGGCGCGGGCCGCGCCGTGCCCCGCCGTAAGCCGCTTACGGTGCCTCGCCGTAGCCATCGCTGCGGCGGCGGGGCAGCCGGCGGGCAcaggcgcggcggggcggcgggggcttgGGGCGGGCCGTGGCGCGCTgccggccgccgccggggccgcggggatcgcgggggcagcggggcgcgGGCCGGGGAGCCGctggccccgcggccgcccggctgTAACATGGCTGACGGGAGCCGCGAGCGAGAAAACaaggcgagcggcggcggcggagcagAGAGGCGCTCGGGCGGGCGGGGGCGCAGTTCGGGGGAACTTTTTTTTccagccgccgccgctcgcccggGCGCGGGGCCCGCGGCCCAGGGGCTGTAGAACTCGGCGGGGCGCGGGAGCGAGCGGGGGTCCCCGCCGGGGCTCTGCCCGCTCCGCCGGGGCTCGGGCAGGCGCTGGAAGcgcgccggccccccccccccccgcacccacccacctccccccgtctccctccctccctcccgcccgccctcccccggcTGCAATGGCTGAGCGTGTGCGCCAGGGTAGCGGGCGCGCTCAcacaaagggaagggaagggaggaaggagccATGTTCtctgcgcggcggcgggcgcgggcgaCGCCAGCAGCGGCCATTCCGCGCCGcccagccgctgccgccgccgcgcccccgcggGCCGGGGGTCGCCGCCCGGCCCTGCCGCGGCCCCTCGGCGGGGGTCCCGCGGCCtggcctccccgccccgcccgctgggccgcggggggggggtgtggtgggggGGGCGGCTCGCTCTCTTCGGCGCACAAAATGGAAGGAGCCTCGGCGGCGGGTGACCTCCTCCGCCAGGAGCCTGCGCCAtggcggccgctcccgccgccaccgccgctgcGGCGGCGCAGGCCGCGCGGGCGGGCAGGCCGCGCCTCGCCTCACCGGGCAGGCCTCATGGCGGCGGGGCGCGAGGGAGGCCTGGGGACGGCGCACCCaggcgcgggggcggcggccgggACCGCGGCGCTTTGTCCCGGGGCTGCGAGCGGCGGCCGGGACCGGGGGTCGCCGCCTGCGGGAAGCCGCGGCCCCGGTGGCCGGCTCCTGGGCATGTGCTTGCCGCCCGCTGGCTGCGAGCCCTCGCgtgaacacaaaataaaacttcCACAGCTTTTCCCTAATAAcgggacttttttccccccccctccccctcagCAGGTCTCTGAGGGGACTTCTGAAGTTTTCTTCTGCCCCCTTCGCAGGGGAAACGTCCAAAATGGCGGGAAGGAGGCTTTTAAACGCCAGCTCACGGTCGCAGTGCCTAATCCTTCCCACAGTCACTCCACGCCTCTGAAACGACCCTGCCCCGACCCCCCCCGGCCCTCACCGCCTTCCCCCCACCACCCGCGGGAAGTGCCGCAGCCGCTAGCCGGGCCCCGGGTGCCGGCTTGCTCTGGAAACGTCTCCATGGCAGACAGGAGCGGCTCCTGGTTCTTCAGCCCTCTTGTTTACTTGATAGAAACTTCAAACCGGACGTGTTTAGTCACAGAGCAGAAATCTGTTTCTGTCTATCCGCCAAACCGATAGGAAACACTGCTCTGTGGCAATACGGGCAGGCAGTGTGTGCgcttttttttaacatttttttttttttttttaaattcctgctgaAGAGCAGAGTTTGTCAGGGTGCAAGTGGCTTTTTCCAGGGAGCTATGAAGAAATACTCTGAATGTCTGACTTGGGTGTGAAAGTTCCAGGAAGGTGTTTTTTCATTCCCTCTCTGTCCATGAAAGAGTCAGATAGTCCTTGCGCACGGGTTTGCTAGTCATATGTAAATGTCATACTTCTAGCGTCCCTGGCTTGGTTATAACATGTTTGACTGAGTGCGGTGTTTCATTCCTGTATTTCTAGGTATACATATGAAGAGAGAGTAGGTTTTTGCAGTGCGCTTCAAGGCGCGTGATAATATATGGCATACAAAAATAACgataaaaaaatacatatctttTGCAAATGAGCAGCCAAGGCCTGCAGGGGAGGGGGATAGAAATACGggctttaagaagaaaaaaaaacctaacccatAAAGCAGCTGAGACAGGATGCTCAggtacttttttcctccttctttcagtATAATTTATTCCTTCAAAACATAGGATTGATACGCTAGCAGTAACCCAGGAGTCCAATCTCCGCAGCACTGGTGCTAGTATTTCCCTTCAGATTGCTTGGAAGGGACGTTTCTGTTCGCAGGAGACCAGAACTGCACATTTTGAAGGCCTTTTGAGATTTTGGGTTGCGTGCGTCCAAGTCGCCTCAAACAGCAATGGCAGAAATCTTCAGTAAATTTTCCAGAAGAGaaagtttttcctgttgtatGATTTTGGAATACTGCTCCAATGGATCTTGTTTGGCATGATCCGTTGTCGTGGCTTACTTCCCGCATTGGTTTGTAAAAAGTAAAAGTTTTAAAGGTGTCTTTTTTGCCTTGTTACAGAAAATCATCAAAAATGGGCAAAGGTGATCCTAAGAAGCCGAGAGGTAAAATGTCTTCATACGCCTTCTTTGTGCAAACCTGCCGGGAGGAGCACAAGAAGAAACATCCAGATGCTTCAGTGAACTTTTCAGAGTTCTCAAAAAAATGCTCAGAACGATGGAAGGTAGGAATAATCGCTTAAAAGAACCACAAAACCTTACACGATTGCGTTGTGTGAAATACTATTCGAGactgtaaattatttctttaaaagttcCAGTTTTAGATAAGTACAAAGTGCAGTTGTAAGATTAGTGGTAACTATCCACTGTTCTTGCCTTACCTTTAGCTCCCCCAACTGAAATTTTGGAATGGATTTGGTTATGCTTTTGAATCTTAAAACACTGTTttgatccttatgggtcctttccaacttgaGATGTTCTGTGATTTTAATTGCCTTCCAGACTATGTCTTCTAAGGAGAAAGGGAAGTTTGAAGATATGGCAAAGGCTGACAAGCTTcgttatgaaaaagaaatgaaaaactatGTACCACCTAAGggtgaaacaaaaaagaagttcaAGGATCCAAATGCACCGAAGAGGCCTCCGTAAGTAGATTTCTAGTTCGTTTATCTTGATGGGACCATCAATACTGGAGCATATCTGTAAAATGATCATTTTATCCAGGTTTAGGAgcttcagaaatacaaaactaCGTGATTTTCCTGAGCAGTGGTGTAAAGATAGTTTGAAATTTTAGTTACGAATTACAGGGTTGGGATTCAGGTTGGCCCTCTTTATCTAAGTTGGAATAATGTCAGCCTTTAAAAGTGGATGCAGAAATCAGCAACATGCAGTTCTGGTTCATGTTTCCAATTTCTGTTAAGAGGGTAATTCTAGTGTAAAATGGCAGTAAAATATTTCAGGCCATGCTCTCCCCACCTATTGGCCTGGGCAGAATTCTTGATTGACAAGTCTGTTTAAAATGAAGAAGCTTTTGCACGGAACAGGATAAAAGTGTGATCTTGCACAAAAAAGAGCTTGGAGAATTAAAACATCAGCCACTGCATAAGACTACTGACTTCAGGTTCACCTGGTACTAGACACTAATATTTTGCAGCAATACATTTTCATGTGTGTTCTAAACAGAGCTAGTGATGAAGGGAACAGGGAAGTTCCTGTGCAAGTGAATGTTCATATTTGGGCTGATGCTGTTATCTGGAAACCCTAATTTTCATACAAATATTGCAGCTTCACTGCCTTTAACAGTTCTGATGTAACATTTGCTCCCCTGGTATCATTCacttattctccttttttttaatattttttttttctctgcatatgGTATATAAAACTTGCTCTGCTGGGGTTCCTGCCAAAAATGGGACCAGATGTGTGGCATTACTTAAGAGACAAGGATGTGTTAAGTTTTCAAAGTAGTTTATTCAGTTCTGATACCTCACGTTGTTATGAATGTTTGTCTCATTTTTAGGTGCTTTTTCCAAAATGTTCCAAAGAAACTTTAACAAAGGTCACGAAACTTTCTGTTATATTAAagtctaaaattaaaattatcttctctggtttttgttttgtttttttttttcctctgtagttcggcttttttcttgttttgctctgAGTTTCGTCCAAAAATCAAAGGAGAACATCCCGGTCTGTCTATTGGAGATGTCGCAAAGAAACTGGGAGAGATGTGGAACAACACCGCTGCAGATGATAAACAGCCTTATGAAAAAAAGGCTGCTAAACTGAAGGAGAAGTATGAAAAGGTAACGTTGACATTTCTGGAGATGGTTTGGGGAGGTCAGGCATCAATTAaggtattttttcccttctcatcaACTCTGATACCTGATTTGCAAATTATAATATGCTAATGACAAATGTCATATTTGTTGGGAAATATCAGTTAAGGGACCATATGGTTTATTACTATAACACAAAATTGCAGTCCTTTGTGTTGGAACTATTTGCATTCATCTGTAATTCAGGACCATCGGTGATGGTTTAATAGATACCACGGTGTCTGTATTGTTATTAAAACAATAGGTCACAGCAGTATGTGCATTAAGTTGGTAGTATTAAGTAATACTGGTGAAGAATAAATCGGTTCTCCCTAATTTTGGAGGTATTGATGAGCATCCCTTAACATTAGGATAATTGATACACATagatgctttttttaattcattcttgaGATAATGTCAGAACACTAATGAGATGCTAGCTTTAGACGTGTGTTTTTCCTGTACCTATTTTGTGTCCATCTCCTTTCTAGTAATTAACATAGTTAATAATACATATGAAGCCGCATGTCATACAGTTTCTTGAATTATTAAAGCTAAATCCCGTTGTCATAATTGGAGCCCTAGAAATGTGGTGCATACACAGGGTAGTGCTACATGTGTTTTTATTTCCAGAGGCAGATTGCTGTCCCAATACAAGGAAAGTAAGGGAGG belongs to Strix uralensis isolate ZFMK-TIS-50842 chromosome 2, bStrUra1, whole genome shotgun sequence and includes:
- the HMGB1 gene encoding high mobility group protein B1 encodes the protein MGKGDPKKPRGKMSSYAFFVQTCREEHKKKHPDASVNFSEFSKKCSERWKTMSSKEKGKFEDMAKADKLRYEKEMKNYVPPKGETKKKFKDPNAPKRPPSAFFLFCSEFRPKIKGEHPGLSIGDVAKKLGEMWNNTAADDKQPYEKKAAKLKEKYEKDIAAYRAKGKVDAGKKVVAKAEKSKKKKEEEEDEDEDEEDEDDEEEEEEEDEDDDDDE